Within the Glycine max cultivar Williams 82 chromosome 12, Glycine_max_v4.0, whole genome shotgun sequence genome, the region TCATAAAATGAGGTGTCGTAAAAGGCAAAAAAGTTATAAAGACAGTCTAGAGCACCGTCGTTATATACGTCCCTTTCCACGACGGTTGTCATATAACCGTTGTAATATGTCGTTGCAATTTACGATGGTTATTAACTTAGCCATCTTAATATGCGTGTAATGTGACATGCCTTTTTACGACGGTTTTggtataaccgtcttagaaagttcaGCCTATTACGCCGGATCATAAGGAACCGTCTTTGTATTTGTCTATATTAAATGACTTTCTACGACGGTTGTTGGATAACCGTCGTAGTATgcagtgtttatttttttttgttttgtaattttttttggtttttttttttactctattgtACCTTTAATCATTTTCAACATTGATGAGAACCAAAACtatcaaaatcattttcaacataaataaaataattaactacaagtgtgaaaaaaatcaatatatatgtatatatatccaTTACAATCTAACCCAGGAACAAATTTAGTTAAATTGTTAGAGATAAATATGATGCAAACAAATTCAAAGACATAATCACAACTAGAAGCATCACTAATCCCCATTTAAGTAGGCAATTTTAATGGTCACTTTGGATGCATCAGAAGGAAAAACATGACCTGGCTTGAGTGAACTTCTTACTGACTCCAATGCTCGGGAAGTTTGAAGAGCCATCTTGGCATGGAATTGTATACATGTCATAGCCATTTacacaaaaacaacaacaaaatcctTAACTTAAACATATCATAGTCATCTATatgacagtaaaaaaatatttggaacaGGAAATTAACAGTAGTTAAATCAAACAATAGAAGGGGGATATAAGGGGACAAGGGGGCTTTGCAAAGCTCTACAAcagaataaattataaaaaataggcCAATAGTAAAAATTCCTATGATAATTACAACCTATCCGGGTTAATATTTTAAAGGCATATACATTGTCAtgaatcattaaaataaatatgaaaatagaagtgcaCAATGAGACCAAGAAATGTACCATGACATACGTTTAGCCTTAGATGTAACTATATTTGTAACCTTATCACCATTAAATAACTCTAGACCAATGTATAGAAATCTAAACCTTTTTATATGAACAGAGTAGAAGCAAAGATATTTgagaatatatttataatttataacatagGCTGACAATTGAtaagtaattttctttttgtttgtcaGTCATTTCTTTCAAGGAAAATGGATTCTCTAAGGATAacataactaaaataattaacaactaaAGTGAGCGCTTCGGTCGTGTTTCGGTGTGTGAGAGTGAGCGCAATGGACGCTTAAGATGAACAATGTGCGTATCAAACCTCTGTCAACATGGGAGGACGTGTTTTCAAGGGATTTCTCTATAATCAAGGTCCTGAAAGTTTTTACAGTACTAGTGCAGTAGCGGAGGGTTCATCCAGTGGCACAAATCTCAAGTAAATGATAATACTGATCAGTTAAAGATAGGAGGAGcagcaaaaaaatgaaaagacgGGCTTCTTGTTTAGCCAAGGAAGCATGGATGCTTCAATAGTAgttcaaatataaattattgttctttaattgcaaaaaagttatattcatcatgctaaaatttaaaattaaaaaaatgcaagagaCTGTATTAACATTGAAGTTAGAAACAAATGTTGACAACATTTTCTTAAActtgatgaaaattaaaaataattttgaacttgtagaatatacatattttaattaattctaacaataatttttatattaaaacgcGTTAGGATGAAAAACTTAATCTTTAAGATTTGCTAATTAAACGAGACTTAGATACTTGTTAagaactttcttttttgtttaacctAATCAAGAGGGAAAagtgttattaattaaattatatgcaaataacattatattaaaatttaaattacaatataagactatttttaaatatcataagttattataaatttaaactattttaattatcataaattttaaatataattttcaaatttaaaaatatttaattattttcaatttaatttataatgaatttataaaaatttatctgatatgaatttaatttataaaaataaataccaaTTCCTGCACCAACAAGTCATTAACTTGATTTTTTAAGTAAAGTCTTattcaaatcttatcttattgaATGCATTAGTTAAAATACTGATATGAAAAAATAGCTTTTGTAATATTCGTTGATATATTAttggtttaaattttgtttacactgttaaataattaaataacatctttaatttattttcttaattttctacaAGTATTCTTATTCAGAAGCAATTTTATTTGAGACACAGTTAGACACTAAATATAGATATTTTCTCAAAAGAATTCAAACATTGATTCATTATAGACTCAacttgtattttaaataaagtatttaaaataaaagtaataaataataaaaaattaaacatataataaAACGTTATGCTTGACTActtcaaaaaaaatacattatcagACCGTGTTGgtctaatttatattaattttcgtAAACCACAAGTACTAAATGATAACATAGCAATCAAAAAcatcaattcaatttaatttgttaattggaAAGAAGAACACAACCAAGTCTGATGTAACATACGAAGGAGATTAGAGGCCGTAATGTgaataatagaagaaaatcacataatcatatcagtTATTTagcatctatttttttatttgtcaaaaaTATTGTGAGTTTTGTAACTTATTTAATATAGTGGCATACAATGTATATGCACAaagaaactaattaattaaacatacGTGTATGCATGTTCAGaatgcataaaattaaatactaaaagGAACCACACAAAAAGTTACATGCTtaattattcatgttttttttttgtggtgggCTGCTTTAGAAAGGATGTCTCTTGAAAATATTATAGCTGCCTAATTAGTACATTAAATCTGACCCGTAACTGTATTAGGGGAGAAATCTAATCAGTACACATGCCATTTACGTAGTTACAATCATAATCgtaatttatatcaaattatttagaaaaaaatcaattatttcttatatgataataaatatttactttgaaaaatatgataatttaatatttatatttttaaaaatgtaaattattaaaatactgTGAGATAAGAGTCTATTAGCCTCTCCTTCCATCCCCTTGTGCCCTTCGaaattgattctttgtatcTTTGTCACAACACAATTTAATATTAGATAAGTTGACTTAACAAAAACATAGAGTTTACATACACAAGGTTTCCAAGAAATCATACCTCATGGATACTGCATTAAATGTGGAGCGCAGAGAATCAGAAAGTGATTGTTCTGATGGATGTGCTCTGTCTTGGCTTGCAGGAAAAGAATGAGAGGCAAAACTTCTACAAGGAAGTAAATATACAACATATAACTTCACATGCACACTAATAatgataacaagaaaaaaaatattagagtcTAACTACCTATCATTAGAGTGAATTCCTTGAAGATTTGTTGTTGCGACGGTAGAGGCAGAAGTTAAAAAAGAACTCCGAATTTGAACATAGGGGATCTGCTGTCGTGATGATTGCTCATTTCCATCCAATGTAAGTGGGGTAGATGGACTTCCTAAAGCAATTGCAGCTGGTTCACTTCCCCCTCCTGCAGCTGATGGTGGTGCACTAGGCTGAGTTGAGTATACTAAGAAGTGTGAACGGCCATGATCAGAAACTtccaatatattaatatatatggaaATAACAACATTTTCAACAGTGAACATGGCCCCTAGCCATATACAAAATCCAGACAACACATACACAGATGAATAGGGATAGAACCATATCCATCAAACTATTTCAAAAGTTCTTATTtctattttgctttcatttagAGCTGCTACCAATTTTGTAGGTGGTTAGTATATCACCTTGTCCAAAACAATGCATTTATTAGACTTCAAGTTCTAACTTTTCATGAGAATGCCGAAAGCTAGAAGCCATTTTAATACACAGGAACCAAttgaaccaaaaatatattaccCTATGACAACATAGAGGTAAAAATAACACTAAATATCTTTGTTTTGTGAAAGACacacatgaaaaaatattaaaacttacCATTCAAGAATGCACTGCAGGTGGAACTCATGCTTGCAATTAGTGACCTGAAAACAAATACAAGGAAAAGgagtaaataaatgtttttcaaatGAAGCCATCCCTGCCTATAATTCTATGTCAAAAGGAAAGAGGAAAGCGAAAAAGCTGCATATTACAGTGGCAGGATCACTTTTGCAAAAATCTTCAAGGCATATGCTGCAAGCATCATCACAAGCTTCTTGAACCCCTTTCCACAAAGGTTGCTGCTGATGTCATATGACTTTTAGTCTTGCCTTCCATTTCCGGAACCTATATTTTTCACAGTTCAGAGTCAGATGCAATATTTCGCAAGTGATACTCTTGAGTGCATAATATTTCCAGCAAACACTGATGGATGTTCATTCAGAGCCATTATCCAAACACAGTCTCCATAAGTAAACTTAAAATCCAGAAAATACCTCAAATTACTTAATGAATCAGGGGATAACTGACAAGGAAATGATGCAATGACATTACTAGCCTAAT harbors:
- the LOC102659541 gene encoding uncharacterized protein, which produces MMLAAYALKIFAKVILPLSLIASMSSTCSAFLNVYSTQPSAPPSAAGGGSEPAAIALGSPSTPLTLDGNEQSSRQQIPYVQIRSSFLTSASTVATTNLQGIHSNDRSFASHSFPASQDRAHPSEQSLSDSLRSTFNAVSMRYDFLETLCM